The Calditrichota bacterium genome includes a window with the following:
- a CDS encoding GYD domain-containing protein, with protein sequence METYITLLKFTDQGVASIQKSDARLHEIKHVFKKMKAEVVDFYLTLGEYDAVVISKAPDAETIAKLALMIGSQGKIRTVTLRSFPEEEFRSIISALVPKKVKL encoded by the coding sequence ATGGAAACATATATTACGCTGCTTAAATTTACCGACCAGGGCGTGGCAAGCATACAAAAAAGTGATGCCCGCTTGCACGAGATTAAACATGTCTTTAAAAAAATGAAGGCTGAAGTAGTAGATTTTTACCTGACTTTGGGGGAATATGATGCTGTGGTTATTTCCAAAGCGCCGGATGCTGAAACCATTGCTAAATTAGCTTTAATGATTGGATCGCAAGGAAAAATTCGTACGGTCACATTACGCTCTTTTCCGGAAGAAGAATTCCGAAGTATAATCTCTGCGTTAGTTCCCAAAAAAGTAAAATTATAG